A genomic region of Phosphitispora fastidiosa contains the following coding sequences:
- the ftsE gene encoding cell division ATP-binding protein FtsE — MINMINVSKVYPNGTKALTDITLRIEKGEFVFLVGPSGAGKSTMTKLIFREEQPSRGQILFNRKNISRYKQREIPYIRRSIGVIFQDFRLLQSKTVAENVAFALEVIEASRKEIRKAVPEALALVRLADKANVMPSELSGGEQQRVAIARAIVNNPPLVIADEPTGNLDPDTSWEIVTLLQEINKCGTTIIMATHAKEIVDSMRKRVVALEKGKIARDEERGGYGYED, encoded by the coding sequence ATGATAAATATGATTAATGTCTCCAAGGTCTACCCGAATGGGACCAAAGCTTTGACAGATATAACACTGAGAATAGAAAAGGGTGAATTTGTATTTCTGGTAGGCCCCAGCGGTGCCGGTAAGTCAACAATGACAAAGTTAATCTTTCGGGAGGAGCAGCCATCACGGGGCCAAATTCTCTTTAACAGGAAAAATATTTCCCGTTATAAGCAGCGTGAAATACCCTATATCAGGAGGTCAATCGGGGTAATATTTCAGGACTTCCGGCTGCTGCAAAGCAAAACAGTAGCTGAGAATGTTGCGTTTGCCCTTGAAGTGATAGAGGCATCCCGGAAGGAAATCAGGAAAGCAGTGCCGGAGGCGCTGGCGCTGGTCCGGCTTGCCGATAAGGCTAATGTAATGCCATCTGAGCTGTCAGGCGGAGAACAGCAGAGGGTGGCTATTGCCCGGGCTATTGTAAATAACCCGCCGTTGGTTATAGCCGATGAACCTACCGGGAACCTCGACCCTGACACCTCGTGGGAGATCGTAACCCTGCTCCAGGAAATAAATAAATGTGGGACAACCATCATTATGGCCACACATGCCAAAGAAATTGTGGACTCAATGAGAAAAAGGGTTGTTGCCCTGGAAAAAGGTAAGATTGCCAGGGATGAGGAACGAGGTGGATACGGGTATGAGGATTAG
- a CDS encoding transketolase family protein — MSKKIATREAYGKTLARLGAVNNNIVVLDADLSKSTKTADFAAVFPERFFDMGVAEQNMLGTAAGLAAAGKIPFASSFAVFATGRAFEQIRNSIAYPKLNVKIAATHAGISVGEDGASHQSIEDISLMRTLPNMTVIVPADAVETEKAVEAAVEIKGPVYLRLGRLGLPAVFDENYRFEVGKAVTLREGSDVTVIACGLMVGQAVEAAEALAGENISVRVINMHTIKPIDRDVILKAARETGAVVTAEEHNIIGGLGSAVAEVLVQSEPVPQEMVGVRDTFGESGPPSELLQKYGLMAGDIAAAAKKVMGRKKG, encoded by the coding sequence GTGAGTAAAAAAATAGCAACACGTGAAGCTTATGGGAAAACCTTGGCCCGGTTGGGAGCAGTGAACAATAACATAGTAGTCCTTGATGCCGACCTTTCTAAATCGACCAAGACAGCGGATTTTGCCGCAGTATTCCCGGAACGTTTTTTTGATATGGGAGTTGCCGAGCAAAACATGCTGGGGACAGCCGCCGGATTGGCTGCCGCAGGGAAAATACCTTTTGCCAGTTCTTTCGCGGTATTTGCCACCGGAAGGGCTTTTGAGCAGATTCGTAATTCCATAGCCTATCCGAAGCTGAATGTTAAGATTGCCGCCACTCATGCGGGAATCAGTGTAGGTGAAGATGGGGCTTCACACCAGTCGATTGAGGATATTTCCCTGATGCGGACACTGCCCAATATGACAGTAATCGTACCCGCAGATGCTGTGGAGACAGAAAAGGCGGTAGAGGCAGCAGTGGAAATAAAGGGGCCTGTTTATCTGAGACTGGGCAGGCTGGGCCTTCCGGCGGTGTTTGATGAAAACTACCGTTTTGAGGTAGGAAAAGCTGTCACTCTTAGGGAGGGCAGTGATGTTACCGTCATCGCCTGTGGTTTAATGGTAGGTCAGGCAGTAGAGGCCGCTGAGGCGCTGGCCGGGGAAAATATCAGTGTCCGGGTCATTAATATGCATACAATCAAACCTATTGACAGGGATGTGATTCTAAAGGCAGCGCGGGAAACCGGGGCTGTGGTAACTGCGGAAGAGCACAACATCATTGGAGGTCTTGGCAGCGCAGTGGCCGAGGTCCTGGTACAGTCCGAACCGGTTCCCCAGGAAATGGTGGGTGTCAGGGACACCTTTGGCGAATCCGGCCCACCGTCCGAGCTGCTGCAGAAATACGGGCTGATGGCTGGGGATATTGCTGCTGCAGCTAAAAAGGTCATGGGCAGGAAAAAAGGATAA
- a CDS encoding phosphohydrolase — protein MQLKLMCHGEKVECGRTDDCHSAMCSRELMLKVMHSLVSPHIIPVLNRIFEIQELFQLADVVCLGENQLHHVVRMCEHALQVRENCLQELGISREKLLTAVLFHDSGKGEEVDDRGFGDRKMKPVKVPRRLKRYGIPSWVEFSAPLHDHIERGLLIGETYNLKDDILEAIVLHHHVKILPETLRLMARGLFLPGVIYEDILHYKPGQYAVSGSILSQAVAVIDQLCAIERKFEGRVCLNGEPEKMEDELVKDLVIGVTDTSDPRISLLGNSLNGRETVILLDIRSFGSFVVNNSEYKVQSMKKEVLHTIRSVIRVQDFYREKDMVSLVGGDEYAVITKVLEDSIIKKMVTRIKAAIKGRTGFDVRYGFGTGGTIEGNFHIARDMANSQKGY, from the coding sequence TTGCAGCTTAAGTTAATGTGCCATGGAGAGAAAGTCGAATGCGGCCGGACAGACGACTGCCATTCAGCGATGTGCAGCCGCGAGCTGATGCTTAAAGTAATGCACAGTCTTGTCAGCCCGCACATCATACCGGTCCTTAACAGGATATTTGAAATACAGGAATTGTTCCAACTGGCTGATGTTGTCTGCCTTGGCGAGAATCAATTGCACCATGTTGTCCGGATGTGTGAACATGCGCTCCAGGTCAGGGAAAATTGTCTTCAGGAGCTTGGCATAAGCAGGGAGAAACTCCTGACAGCGGTCTTGTTCCATGACTCCGGCAAGGGGGAAGAAGTTGATGACAGGGGCTTTGGCGACCGGAAGATGAAACCGGTAAAGGTGCCCAGGAGGCTGAAACGCTATGGCATTCCCTCCTGGGTGGAGTTCAGCGCCCCGCTGCATGACCATATTGAACGCGGCTTGCTGATTGGGGAGACGTATAACCTGAAGGATGATATTCTGGAAGCTATTGTACTGCATCATCATGTTAAAATTTTGCCGGAGACACTTAGACTGATGGCAAGAGGTCTTTTCCTGCCAGGGGTGATTTATGAAGACATTCTTCATTATAAACCGGGGCAGTATGCTGTAAGCGGCAGCATACTCTCACAGGCAGTTGCAGTTATTGATCAGCTATGTGCTATTGAAAGAAAGTTTGAAGGGCGGGTTTGCCTTAATGGTGAACCGGAAAAGATGGAAGATGAACTGGTAAAAGACTTGGTGATAGGGGTGACCGATACTTCCGACCCGCGTATTTCCCTGCTGGGAAACAGCCTGAATGGCAGGGAGACAGTAATTCTGCTGGATATCAGAAGTTTTGGGTCTTTTGTGGTCAATAACAGTGAATACAAGGTGCAGTCTATGAAAAAAGAGGTGCTGCATACTATCCGTTCTGTTATCCGGGTACAGGATTTTTACCGGGAAAAAGATATGGTCAGCCTGGTAGGCGGGGATGAATATGCTGTGATTACAAAGGTGCTGGAAGACAGCATCATTAAAAAAATGGTTACCAGGATTAAGGCCGCTATAAAGGGCCGGACCGGCTTTGATGTCCGTTATGGTTTTGGAACCGGGGGCACGATAGAGGGAAACTTCCATATAGCCAGGGATATGGCAAATTCACAAAAAGGATATTAA
- a CDS encoding murein hydrolase activator EnvC family protein has product MDQISKKGRIFAAIITSCILLAASIIPSFAGELDNLINEQRRKQQEMTQTQRQISTEKKKEKAVLQELSNLDKSIDQVENDLDVLRSKIKKVSAQVDKVRVDLKDAEERLGERTAVLNVRVKDIYMNGQVSYLEVLISANSFSDFVTRFEFLSRIVKQDTELVNNIQAERRDISNKKADLEMKLSEVRALETRKSTQQSSLESIKGDREEKLDEIKSTQEALKDALNEMEKESKALDELIRRKSANSKAKGTGQLIWPLPGYSRISSEYGWRMHPILKERRFHDGIDIPAPSGTAVKAADSGTVIYAGWQNAYGKVVIVDHGAGITTMYAHLSSQSVSDGQEVAKGETVGKVGSTGWSTGPHLHFTVRKNGSPVSPHSYL; this is encoded by the coding sequence GTGGATCAAATATCAAAAAAAGGCCGGATTTTTGCGGCCATTATAACTTCCTGCATCCTGCTTGCGGCTTCTATCATCCCGTCCTTTGCCGGTGAGCTGGATAACCTGATTAATGAGCAAAGACGGAAGCAGCAGGAAATGACCCAAACCCAGAGACAGATTAGTACTGAGAAGAAAAAGGAAAAGGCCGTACTGCAGGAACTGTCCAATCTGGACAAGTCTATTGACCAGGTAGAAAACGACCTTGATGTGCTGCGCTCAAAAATCAAAAAGGTCAGTGCACAGGTTGACAAGGTGAGGGTTGATTTAAAGGATGCCGAAGAGAGGCTGGGGGAACGCACTGCGGTTCTTAATGTAAGGGTTAAGGATATATACATGAATGGACAGGTGAGTTACCTGGAAGTGCTGATTAGCGCCAATAGTTTCTCCGATTTTGTTACCAGGTTCGAGTTTTTAAGCCGGATAGTCAAACAGGATACCGAACTGGTAAATAACATTCAGGCTGAACGTCGTGATATTTCCAATAAAAAAGCTGACCTTGAGATGAAATTAAGTGAAGTCAGGGCTCTGGAAACCAGGAAATCGACTCAGCAGTCAAGCCTGGAGTCAATTAAGGGCGACCGGGAAGAAAAGCTTGATGAAATTAAGTCCACCCAGGAAGCATTAAAAGATGCCCTGAATGAAATGGAAAAAGAGTCTAAGGCGCTGGACGAGTTAATCAGGCGGAAGTCGGCAAATTCAAAGGCCAAGGGTACCGGGCAGCTTATCTGGCCTTTACCGGGATATTCGAGGATAAGTTCTGAGTATGGCTGGAGGATGCATCCCATACTGAAGGAGCGCAGGTTCCACGACGGGATTGATATCCCGGCCCCTTCCGGAACAGCGGTAAAGGCTGCAGACAGTGGTACGGTTATTTATGCCGGCTGGCAGAACGCTTATGGCAAAGTGGTTATAGTTGACCATGGGGCAGGAATAACTACTATGTATGCCCACCTTTCGTCCCAGTCGGTATCTGACGGTCAGGAAGTCGCCAAGGGAGAAACAGTCGGCAAAGTTGGCAGCACCGGGTGGAGTACGGGCC
- the prfB gene encoding peptide chain release factor 2 (programmed frameshift), whose product MLADLKKELEMLGRRIEDLGFLFDFDNKLKKAAELESRSAEDGFWDEPEAAQKAMQEINRLQSRINDYNQVSRMYEDVNLLWQLGMEEGDESLEKEVSRDMEELEAILSGIELVLLLSGPYDRANAVISLHAGAGGTEAQDWVEMLLRMYTRWADERDYGVETLDFLPGDEAGVKSASLLITGENVYGYLKTEKGVHRLVRISPFDASGRRHTSFASVDVLPEVEDDNLVVIDPGDLKVDTYRSGGAGGQHVNKTDSAVRITHLPSGIVVQCQNERSQHANRLKAMKFLQAKLLDLQLKQKEQEISALRGEQQDIAWGSQIRSYIFQPYTLVKDHRTGVEIGNVDAVMNGNISPFISAYLQSQAKHR is encoded by the exons GTGCTGGCAGACTTAAAAAAGGAACTGGAAATGCTCGGAAGGCGTATTGAAGATCTG GGGTTTCTCTTTGACTTTGATAACAAATTAAAAAAGGCGGCAGAATTGGAATCACGCTCCGCTGAGGACGGTTTCTGGGATGAACCGGAAGCGGCCCAAAAAGCGATGCAGGAGATTAACCGCCTGCAAAGCAGGATAAATGATTATAACCAAGTGTCCCGAATGTATGAAGATGTTAATCTTCTCTGGCAGCTGGGCATGGAAGAGGGGGATGAATCCCTGGAAAAGGAAGTATCCAGGGACATGGAAGAGCTTGAAGCCATCCTCAGTGGTATTGAACTGGTACTGTTATTAAGCGGTCCGTACGACCGGGCTAATGCTGTTATTTCACTACATGCCGGAGCAGGGGGCACTGAGGCCCAGGACTGGGTGGAAATGCTGCTGCGTATGTATACCAGGTGGGCTGATGAAAGGGACTATGGTGTCGAAACCCTGGACTTCCTGCCTGGGGACGAAGCCGGTGTCAAGAGCGCTTCACTGCTTATTACCGGTGAAAATGTTTACGGTTACCTCAAGACTGAAAAAGGAGTGCACCGTTTGGTAAGGATATCGCCTTTTGACGCCTCAGGAAGAAGGCATACTTCCTTTGCCTCAGTTGATGTGCTTCCTGAGGTTGAGGACGATAACCTGGTTGTTATTGACCCGGGGGATTTGAAGGTTGATACTTACCGTTCCGGCGGGGCCGGCGGGCAGCATGTCAATAAAACCGATTCCGCGGTAAGGATAACACACCTGCCCTCAGGAATTGTTGTCCAGTGCCAGAATGAGCGCTCCCAACATGCAAACCGCCTGAAGGCCATGAAATTTCTTCAGGCGAAACTCCTGGATCTGCAGCTAAAACAGAAGGAGCAGGAGATCAGCGCACTCCGCGGAGAACAGCAGGATATTGCCTGGGGAAGTCAGATCAGATCATACATTTTTCAACCCTATACCCTGGTGAAAGACCACCGGACGGGAGTCGAGATTGGTAATGTGGATGCGGTAATGAATGGAAATATCTCCCCGTTTATCTCTGCTTACCTGCAGTCACAGGCTAAACACCGGTAA
- a CDS encoding OmpA/MotB family protein yields the protein MGRRKGEPEKAPNHERWLITYSDLITLLMIFFVLMYTISNVNAKKFAQLSSSMSEALLGEKSGSFVGEAPGPMLVDTGQTAAGAKTEAASMEGALKELEKYIKEKGLEGKVEVGQEERGLVISLKEALLFRIGSADLTPEARNVVGDVGQVLAKMPNNIRIEGHTCNLPINTSRYPSNWELSTARATNVVRYLVTQVGLKPEMLSATGYGEFRPIVPNTSEQNRVKNRRVDIVVLKSLLNIAEPGKDNQVIIVE from the coding sequence ATGGGCAGACGCAAAGGCGAGCCGGAAAAGGCGCCCAACCATGAACGATGGCTCATTACATATTCTGACCTGATTACCCTCTTGATGATATTTTTCGTGCTGATGTATACTATTAGTAATGTAAATGCGAAGAAATTTGCTCAGCTGTCATCTTCTATGAGTGAGGCCCTGCTGGGGGAAAAGAGTGGTAGTTTTGTTGGTGAGGCCCCGGGTCCGATGTTGGTGGATACAGGACAGACTGCTGCCGGCGCAAAGACTGAGGCGGCCAGCATGGAAGGGGCCTTGAAAGAACTGGAAAAGTATATCAAGGAAAAAGGACTTGAGGGCAAGGTCGAGGTGGGTCAGGAAGAACGCGGGCTGGTGATTAGTCTCAAGGAAGCCCTGCTCTTCCGGATTGGGTCTGCTGATTTGACCCCGGAAGCCAGGAATGTAGTTGGCGATGTCGGCCAGGTTCTGGCAAAGATGCCGAATAATATCCGCATCGAAGGACATACCTGCAACCTTCCCATAAATACCAGCCGTTATCCTTCCAACTGGGAACTCTCAACGGCACGGGCTACCAATGTGGTCAGGTATTTGGTAACCCAGGTCGGTCTTAAACCGGAAATGCTGTCTGCTACCGGTTATGGCGAATTCCGTCCCATAGTTCCCAATACCTCTGAACAGAACAGGGTCAAAAACCGCCGGGTTGACATAGTAGTATTGAAGAGTTTGCTGAATATCGCTGAACCCGGAAAGGATAATCAGGTTATAATTGTTGAATAG
- the ftsX gene encoding permease-like cell division protein FtsX: MRIRTFGYFVREACKSLYRNNWMGLASIGTVAVSLIIFGASLITVMNANYLATRLESNVEIIAYLKDNVAEAEARALKEEINKLPGIAKAEFKSKDQALREFRQELGAQQNMVDALGGKNPLPHLFVINTIAPEDVGKVAEGLQALKQVQKVDYGKDFVEKLFAVIKWVRIVGITIIVLLGLAAVFLIATTIRLTVFNRRKEIEIMKVLGATNWFIRWPFLMEGMALGFTGALLAVLVVGISYVSFTDYIQSNFNYAVFGLQTDPHFMLVLGGSMLGAGMFIGAVGSGISMRRFLRI; this comes from the coding sequence ATGAGGATTAGGACTTTTGGCTACTTCGTCCGTGAAGCCTGCAAATCCCTGTACCGCAATAATTGGATGGGCTTGGCCTCCATTGGCACGGTTGCCGTATCCCTGATTATATTCGGGGCATCTCTGATAACTGTGATGAATGCTAACTACCTGGCAACCAGGCTGGAATCTAATGTGGAGATAATTGCCTATCTGAAGGATAATGTGGCTGAAGCTGAGGCCCGGGCGCTGAAGGAAGAGATAAATAAGCTGCCCGGGATCGCCAAGGCAGAGTTCAAAAGCAAGGACCAAGCCCTAAGGGAATTCAGGCAAGAACTAGGGGCCCAGCAGAACATGGTAGATGCCCTTGGCGGTAAGAATCCCCTGCCTCACCTGTTTGTCATAAATACCATTGCACCTGAAGATGTGGGCAAGGTGGCCGAAGGTCTTCAGGCTCTTAAACAGGTGCAAAAGGTTGATTATGGCAAAGACTTTGTGGAAAAGCTTTTTGCAGTCATTAAGTGGGTTCGTATAGTAGGGATTACGATTATAGTTCTGCTGGGCCTGGCAGCTGTTTTTTTGATTGCCACAACCATCAGATTGACTGTGTTCAATAGGAGAAAAGAGATTGAGATAATGAAAGTCCTTGGCGCTACCAACTGGTTTATCAGGTGGCCCTTCCTGATGGAAGGTATGGCGCTTGGTTTTACCGGAGCGTTGCTGGCAGTCCTTGTAGTCGGTATTAGTTATGTTTCTTTCACTGATTACATCCAGAGCAATTTCAATTATGCCGTTTTCGGGCTGCAGACAGACCCGCACTTCATGCTGGTACTGGGCGGTTCCATGCTGGGAGCGGGTATGTTTATAGGAGCTGTGGGGAGTGGCATCTCAATGCGCAGGTTCTTAAGGATTTAG
- a CDS encoding HD domain-containing protein, which yields MKTKIFRDPVHGYVQINENDLKFIDTLAFQRLRRIRQSGCHTVYPSANHTRFEHSIGVMHLGMRVFQTVVNKLPPDQQEIIRPLENTVRYACLLHDVGHTPLSHTGEIVFDKNNLRDELHNKIGKINLVNGAQHEYLSCLVALHIFNQELEEFGCDKELFCRMITGNLYPNTVDNKVKNGIIEILNSSIDVDKLDYFCRDSFSSGTGNTLVSIDTDRLIRAYNIVSGKLCFDSSALSVVANFVYARNTLYMWVYNHHVTVYTDHLLQKFLSTLDPPTKQKYFSIEAIRDNLVDDHDIYQLFKELKDSSPINNSLYQQLFGRAHYKAPWKNQFQLKELFSQADAQLGQFINTDPSNIESDLKEKLQLDEGNIFAVKAEYKFKSPKVYLNLSGITKDFASIFHKDIYFTLLDTVPMVYVHPEVDLETVRTAVKQLYI from the coding sequence ATGAAGACGAAGATTTTTCGAGACCCGGTCCATGGATATGTACAAATAAATGAGAATGATTTGAAATTCATCGACACTCTTGCTTTTCAAAGATTAAGGAGGATACGCCAATCAGGCTGTCATACAGTGTATCCTAGTGCAAATCATACTAGATTTGAACATTCAATTGGTGTAATGCATTTAGGAATGAGAGTATTCCAAACGGTTGTTAACAAACTACCACCTGACCAGCAAGAGATTATCAGACCTTTAGAAAATACAGTTCGGTATGCTTGTTTGTTACATGATGTGGGACATACTCCACTATCTCATACCGGAGAAATTGTTTTTGATAAAAATAATTTACGTGATGAATTGCATAACAAAATAGGAAAAATTAACCTGGTTAACGGGGCTCAACACGAATACTTAAGTTGCTTAGTTGCATTACATATTTTCAACCAGGAACTTGAGGAATTTGGATGTGATAAAGAACTGTTTTGTCGTATGATAACTGGTAATTTATACCCAAACACAGTCGACAACAAAGTAAAAAACGGTATTATAGAGATTTTGAATTCGTCGATAGATGTAGACAAATTGGATTACTTCTGTAGAGATTCGTTCTCTTCGGGTACAGGAAACACCTTAGTTTCAATTGATACTGATAGATTAATACGAGCCTATAATATAGTTAGTGGTAAACTGTGCTTTGATTCATCTGCACTAAGTGTTGTTGCCAATTTTGTTTATGCAAGAAATACTCTGTATATGTGGGTATATAACCATCACGTTACAGTTTATACAGACCATCTCTTACAAAAATTCTTGTCAACATTAGACCCACCAACGAAGCAAAAGTATTTTTCAATAGAAGCTATAAGGGATAACTTAGTTGATGACCATGATATTTACCAACTGTTTAAAGAATTAAAAGATAGCAGTCCTATAAATAATTCACTTTATCAACAACTTTTTGGTAGAGCACACTATAAAGCTCCTTGGAAAAACCAATTCCAATTGAAAGAGCTATTTTCTCAAGCAGATGCCCAATTAGGACAATTTATTAATACAGACCCCAGCAACATAGAAAGCGATTTAAAAGAGAAACTGCAGTTAGACGAAGGCAACATTTTTGCAGTTAAAGCGGAGTACAAGTTTAAAAGCCCAAAAGTGTACCTCAATTTATCGGGAATAACAAAAGATTTTGCATCAATTTTCCATAAAGATATCTATTTTACTTTACTTGATACGGTTCCAATGGTATATGTTCATCCTGAAGTAGACCTTGAGACAGTTAGGACAGCTGTAAAACAGTTATACATTTAG
- a CDS encoding flagellar motor protein produces the protein MDLSSILGLVLGFAMLVGGFLLEGGHFTSLLEPTAALIVFGGTAGATIASFSMEDIKQVPQLIKITFTEKRYEVQELIAILSSFAEKARREGLLSLERETATIDDDFLKQGIQLVVDGTDPALVRDILETQIEFTDQRHKIGAEIFEAAGGYSPTMGIIGTVMGLVHVLSNLADPDSLGPSIAVAFIATLYGVAFANVAWLPIGHKLKLKSKQERFVMEIALEGILSIQAGDNPSIVKEKLKAFLATKVRQENIASKE, from the coding sequence GTGGATTTATCATCAATTTTAGGACTTGTACTCGGATTTGCAATGCTCGTAGGCGGCTTTTTGCTGGAGGGCGGCCATTTTACTTCCTTGTTGGAACCGACTGCGGCATTGATTGTATTCGGTGGTACTGCAGGGGCTACTATTGCCAGTTTCTCGATGGAAGACATTAAGCAGGTACCCCAGCTGATTAAAATCACTTTCACTGAGAAGAGATATGAGGTCCAGGAGCTTATTGCTATTTTAAGCAGTTTTGCAGAAAAGGCCAGGCGTGAAGGGCTGCTGAGCCTGGAAAGGGAGACAGCCACTATTGATGATGATTTTCTCAAGCAGGGGATACAGCTTGTGGTGGATGGTACCGACCCGGCCCTGGTAAGGGATATTCTGGAGACACAGATAGAATTCACCGATCAGAGACATAAAATTGGGGCCGAGATCTTTGAAGCAGCCGGCGGTTATTCACCTACCATGGGTATTATCGGAACCGTTATGGGTCTTGTCCACGTCCTCAGTAACCTGGCTGATCCGGATTCCCTGGGCCCGTCAATTGCAGTAGCTTTTATTGCGACACTTTACGGCGTGGCTTTTGCAAACGTTGCCTGGCTGCCTATCGGTCATAAGTTAAAACTGAAGAGTAAGCAGGAGCGGTTTGTTATGGAGATAGCCCTTGAGGGCATCCTTTCCATCCAGGCAGGTGACAACCCGAGTATTGTAAAGGAAAAACTGAAAGCCTTCTTAGCAACAAAAGTACGTCAGGAAAACATAGCCTCCAAGGAATAG
- a CDS encoding transketolase, whose protein sequence is MDSSVLQDLEAKACKMRQDIVRMLGEAGSGHPGGSLSAADIVAALFFNEMKTDPQKPDWPGRDRFVLSKGHAAPVLYAALAEKGFFPVDELMTLRKTGSRLQGHPSMKHLPGIEMSTGSLGQGLSVANGMAIAGKLDKRDYRVYVVLGDGEIQEGQVWEAAMAAAHYKLDNLVAFLDHNGLQIDGPVTEVMSPEPVADKWRAFGWHVEEIDGHNMKEITDALARAREIKGKPVMIVANTVKGKGVSFMENQAGWHGSAPNGEQICQALAELGGEAGE, encoded by the coding sequence ATGGATAGTTCTGTACTGCAGGATTTGGAGGCCAAGGCTTGTAAAATGCGGCAGGATATCGTAAGGATGCTGGGGGAAGCCGGGTCAGGGCATCCCGGAGGTTCACTTTCCGCTGCCGATATTGTTGCGGCTCTATTTTTTAATGAGATGAAGACTGACCCGCAGAAGCCGGATTGGCCGGGAAGGGATCGGTTTGTACTCAGTAAGGGGCATGCTGCGCCTGTTTTATATGCTGCCCTGGCTGAAAAAGGGTTTTTTCCGGTGGATGAACTGATGACCCTGAGGAAAACCGGCAGCAGGCTGCAGGGACACCCCAGTATGAAACACCTGCCAGGGATTGAGATGTCAACAGGGTCCCTTGGCCAGGGGCTTTCGGTGGCTAATGGGATGGCTATCGCCGGTAAATTGGACAAGCGTGATTACCGTGTTTATGTGGTTCTTGGTGATGGGGAAATCCAGGAGGGTCAGGTCTGGGAGGCTGCTATGGCGGCAGCCCATTATAAGCTTGACAATCTGGTTGCCTTCCTGGACCATAATGGACTGCAGATTGACGGTCCTGTCACCGAAGTAATGTCACCGGAACCTGTGGCAGACAAGTGGCGTGCCTTTGGATGGCATGTTGAGGAGATAGATGGCCATAATATGAAGGAAATTACCGATGCTTTGGCCAGAGCCAGGGAGATTAAGGGGAAACCTGTTATGATTGTGGCCAACACTGTTAAGGGAAAAGGAGTCTCATTCATGGAAAATCAGGCAGGCTGGCACGGCAGCGCCCCGAATGGTGAGCAGATATGCCAGGCCCTGGCCGAGTTGGGAGGGGAAGCCGGTGAGTAA
- a CDS encoding YitT family protein, which yields MKRRLIREYFFILIGVLLTAIGLDMFLVPNKIAAGGVSGIATIVYYAARFPVGMTMLIINVPLFLIGIRKLGVGFGIRSLFGTVTISLAVDLLAPILPVPTRDPLLASIYGGIVTGIGIGIVFRNGGTTGGTDLAAAIVNNYMKMSVGVVLFMIDAAVIAAAGITFKSAELALYALLTIFLTSRVIDMVQEGFGYAKAALIISDRPREISEAILSQMDRGVTTLKGTGMYTGTDRDVVFSVVTRAEISILKKLVHSIDPKAFVILTDVHEVLGEGFKRRV from the coding sequence TTGAAACGAAGGCTAATACGCGAATATTTTTTCATATTAATTGGTGTTTTACTTACTGCAATAGGCCTGGATATGTTTCTTGTGCCTAATAAGATTGCTGCCGGCGGGGTAAGCGGGATTGCCACTATTGTTTATTATGCGGCACGTTTTCCGGTGGGCATGACCATGCTCATCATAAACGTGCCCCTTTTCCTTATCGGAATAAGGAAGCTGGGGGTGGGCTTTGGTATCAGGTCCTTATTCGGGACGGTGACCATTTCCCTGGCGGTGGACCTCCTGGCGCCGATTCTGCCTGTTCCCACCAGGGACCCGCTGCTTGCATCCATATATGGAGGTATTGTAACCGGTATCGGAATCGGTATTGTTTTCCGCAACGGGGGTACAACAGGGGGCACTGACCTTGCTGCCGCCATTGTAAATAATTACATGAAAATGAGTGTCGGTGTTGTTCTCTTCATGATTGATGCCGCTGTTATAGCTGCAGCTGGAATCACCTTCAAGAGTGCGGAACTGGCCCTTTATGCCCTGCTCACAATATTTCTCACGTCAAGGGTAATTGATATGGTCCAGGAGGGCTTTGGCTATGCCAAGGCAGCGCTGATTATTTCCGACAGGCCCCGGGAGATATCTGAAGCTATCCTGAGCCAGATGGATCGGGGGGTCACTACCTTAAAGGGTACAGGAATGTATACCGGGACCGACCGGGATGTTGTGTTTTCTGTTGTTACCAGGGCTGAAATCTCTATATTGAAAAAACTGGTACATAGTATCGACCCAAAGGCTTTTGTTATCCTGACAGATGTTCATGAAGTCTTGGGAGAGGGCTTTAAGAGAAGAGTGTGA